Proteins encoded within one genomic window of Perognathus longimembris pacificus isolate PPM17 chromosome 28, ASM2315922v1, whole genome shotgun sequence:
- the Cnga2 gene encoding cyclic nucleotide-gated olfactory channel: MTEKTNGVKSSPANKHNHHASPAIKANGKDDPRTGSRPQSAADDDTSSELQRLADMDTPRRGRAGFRRIVRLVGVIREWANKNFREEEPRPDSFLERFRGPELQTVTTQQGDGKGDKDGDGKGAKKKFELFVMDPAGDWYYRWLFVIAIPVLYNWCLLVARACFSDLQRGYFLVWLVLDYFSDVVYIADLFIRLRTGFLEQGLLVKDPKKLRDNYIHTLQFKLDVASIIPTDLIYFAVGIHSPEVRFNRLLHFARMFEFFDRTETRTSYPNIFRISNLVLYILVIIHWNACIYYAISKSIGFGVDTWVYPNITDPEYGYLAREYIYCLYWSTLTLTTIGETPPPVKDEEYLFVIFDFLIGVLIFATIVGNVGSMISNMNATRAEFQAKIDAVKHYMHFRKVSKEMEAKVIKWFDYLWTNKKSVDEREVLKNLPAKLRAEIAINVHLSTLKKVRIFQDCEAGLLVELVLKLRPQVFSPGDYICRKGDIGKEMYIIKEGKLAVVADDGVTQYALLSAGSCFGEISILNIKGSKMGNRRTANIRSLGYSDLFCLSKDDLMEAVTEYPDAKKVLEERGREILMKEGLLDENEVAASMEVDVQEKLEQLETNMETLYSRFARLLAEYTGAQQKLKQRITVLEVKMKENHEEDYLSDGMNSPEPAADGQS, from the exons GCCACAGTCTGCAGCTGATGATGATACCTCCTCAGAACTTCAGAGGCTGGCGGACATGGATACCCCGCGAAGGGGGAGGGCTGGCTTTCGAAG GATTGTCCGTCTGGTGGGGGTCATCAGAGAGTGGGCCAACAAGAATTTCCGTGAGGAGGAACCTAGGCCAGACTCATTCCTGGAGCGTTTTCGTGGGCCTGAGCTGCAAACCGTGACGACACAGCAGGGAGATGGCAAAGGCGACAAGGATGGCGATGGAAAGGGCGCTAA GAAGAAATTTGAACTATTTGTCATGGATCCAGCTGGGGACTGGTACTACCGCTGGCTATTTGTCATCGCTATACCGGTCCTCTACAACTGGTGCCTGCTGGTGGCCAG AGCCTGCTTCAGTGACCTACAAAGAGGGTACTTCCTGGTGTGGCTGGTACTGGATTACTTCTCAGATGTGGTTTATATTGCAGACCTCTTCATCCGATTACGAACAG GTTTCCTAGAGCAAGGGTTACTGGTTAAAGATCCCAAGAAACTTCGAGACAACTACATCCACACCTTGCAGTTCAAGCTGGATGTGGCATCCATCATCCCCACTGACCTGATCTATTTTGCTGTGGGCATTCACAGTCCTGAGGTGCGCTTCAACCGTTTACTACACTTTGCCCGCATGTTTGAGTTTTTTGACCGCACTGAGACTCGCACCAGCTACCCAAACATCTTCCGAATTAGCAACCTGGTCCTGTATATCTTGGTCATCATTCACTGGAATGCTTGCATCTACTATGCCATCTCTAAGTCTATTGGCTTTGGGGTTGACACCTGGGTTTACCCCAACATCACTGACCCAGAGTATGGCTACCTGGCAAGGGAATACATCTACTGCCTTTACTGGTCCACTCTGACCCTCACTACCATCGGGGAGACACCACCCCCTGTAAAGGATGAGGAATACCTCTTTGTCATCTTTGACTTCCTGATTGGTGTCCTCATCTTCGCTACCATCGTAGGAAATGTGGGCTCCATGATCTCCAACATGAATGCCACCCGGGCAGAGTTCCAGGCCAAGATTGATGCAGTCAAACACTACATGCACTTCCGCAAGGTCAGCAAAGAGATGGAAGCCAAGGTCATTAAGTGGTTTGATTACCTGTGGACCAATAAGAAATCAGTGGATGAGAGGGAAGTTCTCAAGAACCTTCCTGccaagctgagagctgagattgCCATCAATGTCCATCTGTCCACACTCAAGAAAGTGCGTATCTTCCAAGACTGCGAAGCAGGTCTGCTGGTAGAGCTGGTACTGAAGCTTCGTCCTCAGGTCTTTAGCCCTGGAGATTACATTTGCCGCAAGGGGGACATTGGCAAGGAGATGTACATCATCAAGGAGGGCAAGTTGGCAGTAGTGGCTGATGATGGTGTGACTCAGTATGCCTTGCTGTCAGCTGGGAGCTGCTTTGGAGAAATCAGTATCCTTAACATTAAAGGGAGCAAAATGGGCAATAGACGCACAGCCAATATCCGTAGCCTGGGCTACTCAGATCTCTTCTGCTTGTCCAAGGATGATCTTATGGAGGCTGTGACTGAGTACCCAGATGCTAAGAAGGTCTTAGAGGAGAGAGGTCGGGAGATCCTCATGAAGGAAGGACTGCTGGATGAGAATGAGGTGGCAGCCAGCATGGAGGTGGATgtgcaggagaagctggagcagCTGGAGACCAACATGGAGACCCTGTATAGTCGCTTTGCACGCCTGCTGGCTGAGTACACAGGGGCTCAGCAGAAGCTCAAGCAGCGCATCACGGTTCTGGAGGTGAAGATGAAAGAAAACCATGAGGAGGACTACCTCTCAGATGGGATGAACAGCCCTGAGCCTGCTGCTGATGGGCAGTCTTAA